A section of the Nerophis ophidion isolate RoL-2023_Sa linkage group LG16, RoL_Noph_v1.0, whole genome shotgun sequence genome encodes:
- the LOC133535329 gene encoding charged multivesicular body protein 4b-like, translating into MSLFGKLFGTKGGKAPTPQDAVQKLRETEEMLTKKQEFLEKKIDQETMTAKRHGMKNKRAALQALKRKKRYLTQLQQIDGTLSTIEFQREALENANTNTEVLKNMGFAAKAMKAAHQDLNIDKVDEMMDDITEQHEIAQEITNAISNPIGFGEDVDEDELLAELEEMEQEELDRNLLEVEGTSDVPLPNVPSTSLPARPAKKKEEEDEDDMADLHAWATN; encoded by the exons ATGTCGCTGTTTGGTAAGCTATTCGGGACCAAGGGAGGCAAGGCGCCAACACCCCAGGACGCTGTACAGAAACTACGAGAGACGGAAGAGATGTTGACCAAAAAGCAAGagtttttggagaaaaaaatcgaCCAGGAGACGATGACAGCCAAGAGGCACGGCATGAAAAACAAACGAG CGGCACTACAGGCCTTGAAGAGAAAAAAGCGGTACCTTACCCAACTGCAGCAAATCGACGGCACATTGTCCACTATAGAGTTCCAGAGGGAGGCGCTAGAGAACGCCAACACCAACACCGAAGTGCTAAAGAACATGGGCTTTGCTGCCAAGGCCATGAAGGCCGCACACCAAGACCT GAACATCGACAAAGTGGACGAAATGATGGACGACATCACAGAACAGCATGAGATCGCACAGGAAATTACAAACGCCATTTCCAATCCCATCGGTTTCGGGGAGGACGTGGACGAG GATGAGCTCCTGGCAGAGCTGGAGGAGATGGAACAGGAAGAGCTGGACAGAAATCTTCTGGAAGTGGAAGGAACGTCAGACGTTCCTCTGCCAAACGTCCCATCTACATCGCTGCCAGCCAGACCAG